In Fluviicola taffensis DSM 16823, the following are encoded in one genomic region:
- the argS gene encoding arginine--tRNA ligase, whose product MEDLIKSAIIEKSNKILGFEISDSLIQFQKTKKEFEGDTTLVLFPLMKLAGKSPQEIGKVLGDFLRDDIRCISDYSIIGGFLNLSFPNNYWTQQLSEIDSNATFGSAEKNSKPEIMVEYSSPNTNKPLHLGHLRNNFLGYSVAQILDAYGHKVIKTQIINDRGIHICKSMLAWQKFSPLNEKGERENPNNTGLKGDKLVGKYYVEFDKQFNAEAKEIIAQWNEGQFDGFPETTVLKYQEFTDAKVGKDEKAIAGLDDKIKELAKNETSILREAKDLLVRWEGRDPEVYLLWTTMNSWVYDGFNKTYEKMGVEFDRLYYESDTFILGKDIVNEGLKKGVLYKKEDSSVWIDLTGEGLDHKLLLRSDGTSVYMTQDLGTAVDRFNDYSELTGIIYTVGNEQDYHFKVLFLILDKLGYSWAKSCFHLSYGMVDLPSGKMKSREGTVVDADDLMDEIVQSAQEMTTERGHLDGMSETEREILYKTIGMGGLKYYLLKVDPKKRMMFNPAESIELNGNTGPFIQYAHARIQSLLGKATGFNLDTNTELGASEKEIIKQLALYPSVIEDAAKTYSPALVANYTYELVKLFNQFYQNVMILSEEDQKQKAVRLTVCKNVAKVIKSSMNLLGISVPNKM is encoded by the coding sequence ATGGAAGATTTAATCAAGTCAGCAATCATTGAAAAATCCAATAAAATACTTGGTTTTGAGATTTCTGACTCGCTAATTCAGTTTCAAAAAACAAAAAAAGAATTCGAAGGGGATACCACTTTGGTTTTGTTTCCTTTGATGAAGCTTGCTGGAAAATCTCCGCAAGAAATTGGAAAAGTGCTCGGTGATTTTTTAAGGGATGATATTCGTTGTATCAGTGATTATTCAATTATTGGCGGATTCTTAAACTTAAGTTTCCCGAATAATTATTGGACTCAGCAATTGAGTGAAATCGATTCAAATGCAACATTCGGATCTGCTGAGAAAAACTCGAAACCCGAAATCATGGTGGAGTATTCTTCACCGAACACAAACAAACCTTTGCATTTAGGTCATTTGCGAAATAACTTTTTAGGGTATTCTGTTGCGCAAATTTTAGATGCTTACGGTCACAAAGTAATTAAAACACAAATCATTAACGACCGTGGAATTCATATTTGCAAAAGTATGCTTGCTTGGCAAAAGTTTTCTCCATTGAATGAAAAAGGAGAACGCGAAAATCCAAACAATACGGGACTTAAAGGAGATAAACTTGTTGGTAAATACTATGTTGAATTTGACAAACAGTTCAATGCGGAAGCAAAAGAAATCATTGCTCAATGGAATGAAGGTCAATTTGATGGATTTCCAGAAACAACCGTATTAAAATACCAAGAATTTACAGATGCAAAAGTTGGAAAAGACGAGAAAGCCATTGCTGGTTTAGACGACAAAATCAAAGAATTAGCAAAAAATGAAACCTCCATTTTGCGTGAAGCAAAGGATTTATTGGTTCGTTGGGAAGGAAGAGACCCTGAAGTTTATTTGTTGTGGACAACTATGAACAGTTGGGTTTACGATGGTTTCAACAAGACTTACGAAAAAATGGGCGTTGAATTTGACCGCTTGTATTACGAATCTGACACGTTTATTTTAGGAAAAGATATCGTAAACGAAGGGTTGAAAAAAGGTGTTCTATATAAAAAAGAAGATAGTTCAGTTTGGATTGATTTGACTGGCGAGGGCTTAGACCACAAACTCCTCTTGCGTTCAGATGGAACTTCGGTTTACATGACACAAGATTTAGGAACTGCTGTAGATCGTTTCAATGATTACTCAGAACTAACAGGAATCATTTATACTGTTGGAAACGAACAAGATTACCATTTCAAAGTGCTTTTCCTGATTTTGGATAAATTGGGCTACTCTTGGGCGAAATCGTGCTTCCATTTATCGTATGGAATGGTAGATTTACCTTCTGGAAAAATGAAGTCTCGTGAAGGAACAGTTGTTGATGCTGATGATTTAATGGATGAAATTGTTCAATCAGCACAAGAAATGACAACTGAAAGAGGTCATTTGGATGGAATGAGTGAAACCGAAAGAGAAATACTCTACAAAACCATCGGAATGGGTGGATTGAAGTATTACCTACTAAAAGTTGATCCAAAAAAACGAATGATGTTTAATCCAGCTGAATCTATTGAATTAAACGGAAATACTGGTCCATTTATTCAATATGCTCACGCTCGTATTCAGTCTCTTTTAGGAAAAGCAACTGGTTTTAATTTGGATACAAACACAGAACTTGGTGCTTCTGAAAAGGAAATCATTAAACAATTAGCTCTATATCCATCTGTCATTGAAGATGCTGCGAAAACATATTCGCCTGCTTTGGTAGCAAATTACACATACGAATTGGTAAAACTCTTTAATCAATTCTACCAAAACGTGATGATCTTAAGTGAAGAAGATCAGAAACAAAAGGCAGTGCGTTTAACGGTTTGTAAAAACGTTGCTAAGGTGATTAAAAGCTCAATGAATCTATTGGGAATTTCGGTTCCAAATAAAATGTAA
- a CDS encoding GlsB/YeaQ/YmgE family stress response membrane protein, giving the protein MSWLWALIIGGVAGWLAGAIMDSSRGGILFNIVLGILGSFVGVWLFGLLNIFPADNIWGVLLTSTVGAVVIIVIARLITGGKV; this is encoded by the coding sequence ATGAGTTGGTTATGGGCATTAATTATAGGAGGTGTTGCCGGTTGGTTAGCCGGTGCTATCATGGACAGTTCAAGAGGTGGAATTTTATTCAACATTGTTCTGGGAATTCTGGGAAGTTTTGTAGGAGTTTGGTTATTTGGCCTGCTGAATATTTTTCCCGCTGATAACATTTGGGGCGTTCTCTTAACTTCCACTGTAGGTGCGGTCGTCATTATAGTAATAGCCCGCTTGATTACAGGCGGAAAGGTTTAA
- a CDS encoding DUF4159 domain-containing protein, with protein sequence MKALVIITALFFTSISFTQGSYQIAFLKYSGGGDYYANPTALPNLAQFCNTNLGTTISKEAPYVDVGSPELSLYPFIHMTGHGNVVFSLSEAENLRNYLVGGGFLHIDDNYGMDKFIREELKKVFPNNSMVELPFSHPIFHQKYDFNGLPKIHEHDGKRPQAFGIIIEGRLVCLYTVETDLSDGWEDQAVHNDSEEKRKQALQMGANILMYAFLGGSK encoded by the coding sequence ATGAAAGCATTAGTTATAATTACCGCTCTTTTTTTTACTTCGATTTCTTTCACTCAAGGAAGTTATCAAATTGCATTTTTGAAATACAGTGGAGGAGGTGATTACTATGCAAATCCAACGGCTCTTCCAAATTTGGCTCAATTTTGTAATACAAATTTAGGAACCACGATTTCGAAAGAAGCACCTTATGTAGATGTCGGAAGCCCGGAATTGAGTTTGTATCCGTTTATTCATATGACAGGGCACGGGAATGTAGTGTTTTCTTTGTCTGAAGCTGAAAATTTGAGAAATTATTTAGTTGGAGGTGGATTTTTGCACATAGATGATAATTATGGGATGGACAAGTTTATTCGCGAAGAGCTGAAAAAAGTGTTTCCAAATAATTCAATGGTAGAACTACCCTTTTCACATCCTATTTTTCATCAGAAATACGATTTCAACGGTTTGCCTAAAATTCACGAACACGATGGAAAACGTCCACAAGCTTTCGGAATTATCATTGAAGGCAGATTGGTTTGCTTGTACACGGTAGAAACAGATTTAAGTGATGGTTGGGAAGATCAAGCTGTTCATAACGATTCGGAAGAGAAGCGTAAACAAGCACTACAAATGGGTGCAAATATCTTGATGTATGCTTTTTTAGGCGGTTCAAAGTAA
- a CDS encoding RsmE family RNA methyltransferase, whose amino-acid sequence MRRFFLVEIPNSETFFLPEEESKHIIRVLRYVNGDQFLLLNGLGLIVTAEVTDAHPKKCAVKVVSKEQKTRDGSGFHLGIAPTKNLDRMEWMVEKIVEIGATKLTFLNCERSERVQLKLDRLQRVAISAMKQAQHDFLLEIEELQSFSDFVAKNPNGGLAHCMNGSKQSVKELKFPSRILIGPEGDFSEAELELALKHGYEAVHLGESRLRTETAGMVASVLAINS is encoded by the coding sequence ATGAGAAGATTCTTTTTAGTAGAAATTCCAAATTCCGAAACTTTTTTTCTTCCAGAGGAAGAATCTAAGCACATCATTCGTGTTTTACGCTACGTAAATGGGGATCAATTCCTGCTTTTGAATGGCTTAGGGTTGATTGTAACTGCAGAGGTTACAGATGCTCATCCAAAAAAATGCGCGGTGAAAGTTGTTTCTAAGGAACAGAAAACGCGGGATGGATCTGGATTTCATTTGGGAATTGCTCCAACCAAGAATTTAGACCGCATGGAATGGATGGTGGAAAAAATAGTGGAAATTGGTGCGACAAAGCTTACTTTTTTGAATTGCGAACGATCAGAACGAGTTCAATTGAAATTAGATCGCTTGCAACGCGTCGCAATTTCAGCTATGAAACAAGCCCAACACGATTTTTTATTGGAGATAGAGGAACTTCAAAGCTTCTCGGATTTTGTAGCTAAGAATCCAAACGGTGGACTAGCACATTGCATGAACGGAAGTAAGCAATCAGTGAAAGAATTGAAATTTCCTTCGCGAATTTTGATTGGTCCAGAAGGTGATTTTAGTGAAGCAGAATTGGAACTTGCTTTGAAACACGGATACGAAGCCGTACATTTGGGTGAATCGCGCCTCAGAACAGAAACAGCTGGAATGGTGGCTTCTGTATTGGCAATTAACAGTTGA